One window of Solwaraspora sp. WMMA2056 genomic DNA carries:
- a CDS encoding trypsin-like peptidase domain-containing protein: protein MTAGPDDCSWLVALHRGQHQDTPVGTGVVVESNLVLTCHHVAFGNDGQLHDDLWISFPLAEKVTWFDRRRIGSCLHDGMRDAKVDLVMLELVEPVPASVTPARLRCLPAKPLAGSPYWTYGFPTHVVGGCHAEGSVGQPGGWGRVMIHTSPATQLSKGFSGGAVWSSEYQAVVGVVVTADAQGGGQAVTLHYADQQLPDMKLATLSAWRAADADDAALAAWGWALATDGEAGRHWLPRARGVAVDTEGGARFRGRAAALHRIVDWIDSAEPVSRPLIVTGSPGVGKSAVLGRIVTTADQQISRELADTDVAVRAPVGAVSCAVHVKGKTALEVAAEIARAVAVELPGVPADLMPVVRDQLAHRPARFTLVIDALDEATDPAQARMVIDDVLMPLARDCGPRGLRIVIGTRRSDDHGDLISRFGGNAELVDLDAPEYFAESDLADYAQATLQLIGAERPGNPYADSTVAAPLARRIAALAKGNFLVAGLVARAHALRDNTAIDPDEVSFTATVAHALDTYLAGLPTAGRTSARLALTALAYAETPGLPLTLWQSAIEALGGAVTEPELADFARTSAANFLVETGGGAQPVYRLFHQALNDALLADRDAQASRRDDHARLLAIWTAAARATGWATAFDYLLRSLPQHAAGAGAVDDLLTDDDYLLHAHLDRLLTVADAAEAPLAVTRARLLQRTPLAVAAAPAERAALFSVVDRLDGLDNGITAAAAPYRAGWAHTPPRQERSILDGHSEAVYDVAAIVIDGRRLLASAGDDGTVRLWDPLTNQAEQAFTGHDDTIHSVCAVRLATGEVLLATASHDGTIGLWDPRAGHRRHELRGHGDWVRNICAIPMPDGDLLASAGDDRTVRLWDPDTGRPGHVLSGHTGWVTAVTHVPVGDRQLLASTGYDGTVRLWDPATGGEPIEVLTGHLGWVNTLYAVRTPGRTLLASAGYDGTVRIWDPVTGACVQVLRTGGPLTDLCTVDVSDGCLLVSTGEDGLIRMWEVPTGAPQQTWIPRPSLRGHASWIRAVCELPTANNRMLATAGDDGTVRLWDPGGGPPGAVAEHDRIGAVTAVCPVPGAEGRLVASAGLDGQVRIWDAVTGAQQREFRASDGPVNALCVVPDEEEPRILTAGDDRVVKLWDAWDGTLQGEMNGHYERVAAVCPVQHDAELLVASAGDDQTVRLWRPYSGEVRRVLLGHVTLAWVTTLATVAGPAGELLASADKSGTIMLWDTDGTQLWSQQGHQDAVNALCGLVVAGRPALASASADHTIRLWDAERGQPIHWLTGHTGPVTGLSLVRVGGRDLLASTSHDRTVRVWDVPTARAVRTIPVLHPALACCTVDDTLLIGLDQGLLALTITS, encoded by the coding sequence GTGACCGCAGGACCCGACGACTGCTCCTGGCTGGTCGCCCTGCACCGTGGGCAGCACCAGGACACCCCCGTCGGTACCGGCGTCGTTGTGGAGAGCAACCTGGTGCTGACCTGCCACCATGTCGCGTTCGGCAACGACGGGCAGCTGCACGACGACCTCTGGATCTCGTTTCCACTGGCCGAGAAGGTCACCTGGTTCGACCGCCGCCGGATCGGCAGCTGCCTGCACGACGGAATGCGGGATGCCAAGGTCGACCTGGTCATGCTTGAACTCGTGGAGCCGGTACCGGCATCGGTGACCCCGGCCCGACTTCGTTGTCTGCCCGCCAAGCCGCTGGCGGGAAGTCCTTACTGGACGTACGGGTTCCCGACGCACGTGGTCGGCGGCTGCCATGCCGAAGGTAGTGTCGGCCAGCCTGGTGGGTGGGGCCGCGTCATGATCCACACCTCGCCGGCCACCCAGCTGAGCAAAGGGTTCAGCGGCGGTGCGGTCTGGTCATCCGAGTACCAGGCGGTGGTCGGCGTCGTCGTCACCGCCGACGCCCAGGGCGGCGGCCAGGCCGTGACCCTGCACTACGCCGACCAGCAGCTACCGGACATGAAGCTGGCGACTCTGTCCGCCTGGCGGGCCGCCGACGCGGACGACGCCGCCCTCGCCGCCTGGGGATGGGCCCTGGCCACCGACGGCGAGGCAGGCCGGCACTGGCTGCCCAGGGCGCGCGGGGTCGCGGTCGACACCGAGGGCGGCGCGCGGTTCCGCGGCCGGGCCGCCGCCCTGCACCGCATCGTCGACTGGATCGACAGCGCCGAACCGGTCAGCCGGCCGTTGATCGTCACCGGGTCACCGGGAGTCGGCAAGTCAGCCGTACTCGGGCGGATCGTCACCACCGCCGACCAGCAGATCAGCCGGGAGCTGGCCGACACCGACGTGGCCGTCCGAGCTCCGGTCGGTGCGGTCTCATGCGCGGTGCACGTCAAGGGCAAGACCGCTCTCGAAGTCGCCGCCGAGATCGCCCGTGCCGTCGCCGTCGAGCTGCCAGGCGTACCAGCTGATCTGATGCCTGTGGTACGCGATCAGCTGGCCCACCGGCCGGCCCGGTTCACCCTGGTCATCGACGCACTCGACGAGGCTACCGACCCGGCGCAGGCGCGCATGGTCATCGACGACGTCCTGATGCCCCTGGCCCGTGACTGTGGACCTCGCGGCCTGCGCATCGTGATCGGCACCCGGCGCTCTGACGACCACGGTGACCTGATCAGCCGCTTCGGCGGCAACGCGGAACTCGTCGACCTGGACGCGCCGGAGTACTTCGCCGAATCCGACCTGGCCGACTACGCCCAGGCGACGCTGCAACTGATCGGTGCCGAACGACCAGGCAACCCGTACGCCGATTCGACCGTCGCCGCGCCGCTCGCCCGCCGCATCGCCGCCCTCGCCAAGGGAAACTTCCTGGTCGCCGGCCTGGTCGCCCGCGCTCACGCACTGCGCGACAACACCGCGATCGACCCGGACGAGGTGTCGTTCACCGCTACCGTGGCGCACGCCCTGGACACCTATCTGGCCGGGCTGCCGACCGCCGGCCGGACATCGGCCCGGCTGGCGCTGACCGCCCTGGCGTACGCCGAGACGCCGGGACTGCCACTGACGTTGTGGCAGTCCGCGATCGAAGCCCTCGGCGGGGCGGTCACCGAGCCGGAACTCGCCGATTTCGCGCGTACCTCGGCGGCGAACTTCCTCGTCGAAACCGGCGGCGGCGCTCAGCCCGTGTACCGGCTGTTCCACCAGGCGCTCAACGACGCGCTGCTGGCCGATCGGGACGCGCAGGCCTCGCGGCGTGACGACCACGCCCGGCTGCTGGCGATCTGGACCGCCGCCGCGCGAGCTACCGGATGGGCCACCGCGTTCGACTACCTGCTGCGGTCGCTGCCGCAGCACGCGGCCGGCGCCGGCGCGGTCGACGACCTGCTCACCGACGACGACTATCTGCTGCACGCCCACCTGGACCGGTTGCTCACGGTGGCGGACGCGGCCGAGGCGCCACTCGCCGTCACCCGTGCCCGGCTCCTGCAACGGACCCCGCTGGCGGTGGCAGCCGCGCCGGCTGAGCGGGCCGCGTTGTTCTCCGTCGTCGACCGGCTCGACGGCCTGGACAACGGGATCACGGCGGCGGCCGCCCCGTACCGGGCAGGCTGGGCGCACACCCCGCCCCGGCAGGAACGCAGCATCCTCGACGGACACTCCGAGGCCGTCTACGACGTCGCGGCGATCGTCATCGACGGGCGTCGGCTGCTCGCCTCGGCCGGCGACGACGGCACAGTGCGACTCTGGGACCCGCTGACCAACCAGGCCGAGCAGGCGTTCACCGGCCACGACGACACGATCCACAGCGTCTGCGCGGTGCGCCTCGCCACCGGTGAGGTGCTGCTCGCCACGGCCAGTCACGACGGCACCATCGGGCTGTGGGATCCGCGTGCCGGGCACCGCCGGCACGAGCTGCGTGGCCACGGCGACTGGGTACGCAACATCTGCGCGATCCCAATGCCCGACGGTGACCTGCTCGCCTCCGCCGGTGACGACCGGACGGTGCGGTTGTGGGATCCGGACACGGGCAGACCAGGCCATGTGCTGAGCGGGCACACCGGTTGGGTGACGGCGGTGACCCACGTGCCCGTCGGGGACCGACAGTTGCTCGCCTCCACCGGCTACGACGGCACGGTGCGGCTGTGGGACCCAGCGACCGGTGGGGAGCCGATTGAAGTCCTCACCGGTCACCTCGGCTGGGTCAACACTCTGTACGCGGTGCGTACCCCCGGCCGTACCCTGCTCGCCTCGGCCGGCTACGACGGCACAGTGCGGATCTGGGATCCCGTGACCGGGGCATGCGTCCAGGTTCTGCGAACCGGAGGCCCGCTGACCGATCTGTGCACAGTAGATGTCAGCGACGGCTGCCTGCTGGTCTCGACTGGTGAGGACGGACTGATCCGGATGTGGGAGGTGCCGACCGGCGCCCCGCAGCAGACCTGGATTCCCCGACCGAGCTTACGCGGGCATGCCAGCTGGATCCGAGCGGTCTGCGAGCTGCCGACGGCGAACAACCGGATGCTCGCCACCGCCGGCGACGATGGGACCGTGCGACTGTGGGATCCGGGCGGCGGACCGCCGGGGGCGGTCGCCGAGCACGACCGGATCGGGGCGGTGACTGCGGTGTGCCCGGTGCCGGGCGCCGAGGGCCGGCTGGTCGCATCCGCCGGATTGGACGGGCAGGTACGGATCTGGGATGCGGTCACCGGTGCCCAACAGCGCGAGTTCCGCGCGTCGGACGGCCCGGTCAATGCGCTGTGTGTCGTACCCGACGAGGAGGAGCCGCGCATCCTGACCGCTGGCGACGATCGAGTCGTCAAGCTGTGGGACGCGTGGGACGGGACACTGCAGGGGGAGATGAACGGCCACTACGAGCGCGTCGCCGCCGTCTGCCCGGTGCAGCACGACGCGGAGCTGTTGGTGGCCTCTGCCGGCGACGACCAGACTGTCCGGCTGTGGCGTCCGTACTCGGGCGAGGTGCGCCGGGTGTTGCTCGGGCACGTGACCCTGGCCTGGGTGACGACGCTGGCCACGGTCGCCGGGCCGGCCGGCGAGCTGCTCGCCTCCGCAGACAAGAGCGGCACCATCATGCTCTGGGACACC
- a CDS encoding CU044_2847 family protein, producing the protein MQSEVVRYQVDDKTVAMVEIDPPVGFQPAGVGDVVGWVRESAAPAIAAASVLLDQVKAVSPDAVEVKFGIKATGTTNWVVAKAAAEGNFEVTLSWYPGGPPDAGTTMRR; encoded by the coding sequence GTGCAGTCCGAAGTGGTCCGCTACCAGGTCGACGACAAGACGGTAGCGATGGTCGAGATCGATCCGCCGGTGGGTTTTCAGCCGGCCGGGGTCGGCGACGTCGTTGGCTGGGTACGGGAGTCCGCCGCACCTGCCATCGCCGCCGCCAGCGTGTTGTTGGACCAGGTCAAAGCTGTCTCTCCGGATGCCGTCGAGGTGAAGTTCGGCATCAAGGCGACCGGCACGACCAACTGGGTGGTCGCCAAGGCAGCGGCTGAAGGGAATTTCGAAGTCACCCTCAGCTGGTATCCGGGTGGGCCGCCGGACGCCGGCACCACGATGCGGCGCTGA
- a CDS encoding DUF87 domain-containing protein, with product MITEQERRALAALRFNWAPTPDDVWKPAPFHVDGLHHEIVQLVMESFAEAHHTIDSSPVGLAILGQRGTGKTHLLGEVRHRVQGAGGFFFLVSLLEASAFWRSAALSMIDGFARPLPDGTTQVRGFLLRLADKIKAPRAVRRAITGDSELTRHALDAFVDQIRKADRHIGTECQDTARALVLFGSDIGTAQDVGHDFLCSNDEEEVGARTDWGMRRHRRAPQEVVRDTSRLLAMVGPTVVAVDQIDLLVAQSVKSTSLETRGEVDWQASLLLEQAATGLMSLRETMRRSLSIVSCLPHTWQSIKEQATDTVQDRFREAVRLKEIPSPEIGRELVEKRFGLVFDELGFTPPYPTWPIHPSAFTEVVQFTPRELLRRIDTHVRSCLADGQVRELTHLLHARSGDNGPAKRSDAVPTPDRSDKSEVRDDTQPVPAESDELAKIDISYAELIESAETVSAVQQSSEDLRVPALLQAGLTAWIAAQGGSADEFSLDPLPFSGKPALHARLRRTLDEETEDEEHWSFRAVCAPHHIAALNRIRNAMTTAGLTEGVTKRRLFLLRSAGWSAGARTRELLDAFTRAGGRTLPFPTADIRRLAALEQLIQQYGLERLRPWFASRQPASTVAFLRDALDGGADANRESHADSHDTTAPTEPDPAMQPVGPPVRAVGRASVSVRPAVSENSSTGRGGPAEKPATLAGIDPPQLTIGSVAGRADPVKMDLESMRRHTVIFAGSGSGKTVLIRRLVEECALRGVSAIVLDPNNDLARLGDAWPEPPTGWGPEDPDRAAAYLAGTDVVVWTPGRRAGRPLSFQPLPNFGDVLDDPDGFRAAVDSAVATLAPHARVDGGTDKARLGRAVLREALIGYARNGGSDLQAFTDLLNDLPDGVSQLDSAPKLAAGMAQLLKAALIDDPLFGGDGTPVDPGTLLTPPPGRHARISVISFVGLPHDHQRQSFVNQLQLALFTWIKRNPAGDRPLGGLFVMDEAQTLAPSGSVTACTQSTLALTSQARKYGLGLVFATQAPKALHNQIPGNAATQFFGLLTAPVQIEAARDVARAKGADIPDVGKMATGQFYAAVEGARFVKLQAPMCLSHHPRSPLTTEEVVQRAAVHR from the coding sequence ATGATCACGGAACAGGAACGGCGCGCCCTCGCCGCGCTCCGGTTCAACTGGGCGCCCACCCCGGACGATGTCTGGAAGCCAGCCCCGTTTCACGTCGACGGGCTGCACCACGAAATCGTCCAGCTGGTGATGGAGAGCTTTGCCGAAGCCCACCACACGATCGACTCCAGCCCGGTGGGACTGGCGATCCTGGGGCAGCGCGGCACCGGCAAGACGCACCTGCTCGGCGAGGTGCGCCACCGCGTGCAAGGAGCCGGAGGCTTCTTTTTCCTGGTAAGCCTGCTGGAGGCTAGCGCCTTCTGGCGCAGCGCGGCGCTGTCGATGATAGATGGTTTTGCTCGGCCGCTGCCCGACGGTACGACCCAGGTACGCGGCTTCCTTCTCCGGCTGGCAGACAAGATCAAGGCGCCGAGAGCCGTCCGCCGGGCCATCACCGGCGATAGTGAACTCACCCGGCATGCCCTTGACGCCTTCGTCGATCAGATTCGCAAGGCCGACCGTCATATCGGCACTGAGTGCCAGGACACGGCACGGGCGCTGGTCCTGTTCGGCTCAGACATCGGCACTGCGCAGGATGTCGGCCACGACTTCCTCTGCTCGAACGACGAGGAGGAAGTCGGCGCTCGGACCGACTGGGGTATGCGGCGCCACCGGCGGGCGCCACAGGAAGTGGTTCGCGACACGTCCCGACTGTTGGCGATGGTTGGTCCGACAGTCGTCGCGGTCGATCAGATCGATCTGCTCGTCGCGCAGTCGGTCAAGTCGACCAGCCTCGAGACCCGTGGTGAGGTCGACTGGCAGGCTTCGCTGCTCTTGGAGCAGGCGGCAACCGGGTTGATGTCACTACGGGAAACAATGCGTCGCTCACTGTCAATTGTCTCCTGCCTGCCGCACACCTGGCAGAGCATCAAGGAGCAGGCCACCGACACCGTGCAGGACCGGTTCCGGGAGGCGGTGCGGCTCAAGGAGATCCCGTCGCCGGAGATCGGCCGAGAGTTGGTGGAGAAGCGGTTCGGCCTGGTCTTCGACGAGCTGGGCTTCACCCCGCCGTACCCGACGTGGCCGATTCATCCGTCCGCCTTCACTGAGGTCGTCCAGTTCACGCCGCGCGAACTGCTCCGTCGGATCGACACCCACGTGCGCTCCTGTCTGGCCGACGGGCAGGTGCGCGAGCTTACCCATCTGCTGCATGCGCGGTCCGGAGACAACGGCCCGGCCAAGAGGTCCGATGCCGTTCCCACACCCGATCGGTCCGACAAGTCCGAGGTGCGGGACGACACGCAGCCGGTGCCGGCCGAGTCCGACGAGCTCGCCAAGATCGACATCAGCTACGCCGAGTTGATCGAGTCAGCCGAGACCGTGAGCGCGGTGCAGCAGTCCAGCGAGGACCTGAGGGTGCCGGCGCTGCTACAGGCCGGGTTGACCGCGTGGATCGCCGCCCAGGGCGGATCGGCCGATGAGTTCAGCCTCGACCCGCTACCGTTCAGCGGCAAACCGGCCCTGCACGCCCGGTTGCGGCGGACGCTCGACGAGGAGACCGAGGACGAAGAGCACTGGTCGTTCCGGGCCGTCTGCGCCCCGCACCACATCGCGGCGCTCAACCGGATCCGCAACGCCATGACCACCGCCGGGTTGACCGAAGGGGTCACCAAGCGGCGACTCTTCCTGCTCCGCAGCGCGGGCTGGTCCGCCGGTGCACGTACCCGGGAACTGCTCGACGCGTTCACCAGAGCCGGCGGGCGGACGCTTCCCTTCCCCACTGCGGACATCAGGCGCCTTGCCGCCCTGGAACAGCTGATCCAGCAGTACGGATTGGAACGACTACGGCCTTGGTTCGCCTCCCGGCAGCCGGCCTCCACCGTCGCTTTCCTGCGCGACGCGCTCGATGGCGGTGCCGACGCCAACAGGGAAAGCCATGCCGACAGTCACGACACGACGGCACCAACCGAGCCCGATCCGGCCATGCAACCGGTCGGCCCGCCGGTGCGGGCGGTCGGTCGGGCCTCCGTATCGGTGCGGCCGGCGGTTAGCGAGAACTCGTCCACTGGTCGCGGGGGGCCCGCCGAGAAGCCGGCGACGCTGGCCGGGATCGACCCGCCCCAGTTGACGATCGGGTCCGTCGCCGGCCGGGCGGACCCGGTCAAGATGGACTTGGAGTCGATGCGTCGGCATACGGTGATATTCGCTGGCTCGGGATCCGGCAAGACGGTGCTGATCCGCCGGCTTGTCGAGGAGTGCGCGCTGCGGGGCGTGTCCGCGATCGTGCTTGACCCGAACAACGACCTCGCCCGGCTTGGCGATGCCTGGCCGGAGCCGCCGACCGGCTGGGGTCCGGAGGATCCCGATCGGGCTGCTGCCTACCTCGCCGGCACCGATGTGGTCGTCTGGACGCCGGGGCGTCGTGCTGGTCGCCCGCTGAGTTTTCAACCGTTGCCGAACTTCGGTGACGTGCTCGACGACCCCGACGGGTTCCGCGCCGCCGTCGACTCAGCCGTCGCCACGCTCGCGCCACATGCCCGGGTCGACGGCGGCACCGACAAGGCGAGGCTGGGGCGAGCCGTGCTGCGCGAGGCACTGATTGGTTACGCCCGCAACGGTGGCAGCGACCTGCAGGCGTTCACCGATCTGTTGAACGACCTACCGGACGGGGTCAGCCAGCTCGACAGCGCACCGAAGCTGGCAGCAGGCATGGCGCAACTACTCAAGGCAGCGTTGATCGATGATCCGCTGTTCGGCGGTGACGGCACTCCCGTCGACCCGGGCACCTTACTCACGCCGCCGCCGGGGCGACACGCCCGCATCTCGGTGATCAGCTTCGTCGGACTGCCACACGACCACCAGCGCCAGAGCTTCGTCAACCAGTTGCAGCTCGCCCTGTTCACGTGGATCAAGCGAAATCCGGCCGGCGACCGACCACTCGGCGGACTGTTCGTGATGGATGAGGCCCAGACCCTCGCTCCATCCGGCTCGGTCACAGCCTGCACCCAGAGCACCCTCGCGTTGACGTCGCAGGCCCGTAAGTACGGGCTCGGTCTGGTCTTCGCGACCCAGGCCCCGAAGGCGCTGCACAATCAGATCCCCGGCAACGCTGCCACCCAGTTCTTCGGCCTGTTGACCGCACCGGTGCAGATCGAGGCGGCCCGAGACGTCGCGCGGGCCAAGGGTGCCGACATCCCTGACGTCGGCAAGATGGCTACCGGACAGTTCTACGCAGCGGTGGAGGGCGCGCGGTTCGTCAAGCTACAGGCACCGATGTGCCTGAGCCACCACCCACGCAGCCCGTTGACGACCGAGGAGGTCGTGCAACGGGCCGCTGTCCACCGGTGA
- a CDS encoding VOC family protein encodes MRQQVHFITVATADLAAARRFYRDGLGWRPTLDVPGEIIFFQIGPGMILGFFEATAFGRDMDPTVPADVPVVPSPTVDAPSAGVEAAVTPAGFTLAYNVASPAEVDQVLTEAVAAGGTIRKTGRQAAFGGYHGHFADPNGTVWEVAYNPGWQVAADGTVTLGPVDA; translated from the coding sequence GTGCGGCAGCAGGTGCACTTCATCACGGTGGCCACTGCCGATCTCGCCGCGGCCCGTCGCTTCTACCGGGACGGTCTGGGCTGGCGGCCGACGCTCGACGTACCAGGGGAGATCATCTTCTTTCAGATCGGTCCCGGCATGATCCTCGGCTTCTTCGAGGCGACGGCGTTCGGCCGCGACATGGATCCGACGGTGCCGGCCGACGTCCCGGTTGTGCCGTCTCCGACGGTCGATGCGCCGTCTGCGGGGGTCGAGGCAGCGGTGACGCCGGCCGGCTTCACCCTGGCGTACAACGTCGCCTCGCCGGCGGAGGTCGACCAGGTGCTGACCGAGGCGGTGGCGGCCGGTGGGACGATCCGCAAGACCGGTCGGCAGGCGGCGTTCGGTGGCTACCACGGGCACTTCGCCGACCCGAACGGCACGGTCTGGGAGGTCGCGTACAACCCGGGCTGGCAGGTCGCGGCGGACGGCACGGTCACCCTCGGCCCGGTCGACGCGTAG
- a CDS encoding HPF/RaiA family ribosome-associated protein, translating into MSTPTEPATVEVCLRLGAGFGQRDRGWIVSEFAAVDSRLAAFPADSTELELSVKDRESRGQKVTLECWIAGWPKIVTTSTEEDLRAALHDVRDDLRRRLNDTKTRQEPRNNRHLRETGPDLLDPDLLDPAAVADRAD; encoded by the coding sequence ATGAGCACCCCGACCGAGCCGGCGACCGTCGAGGTGTGCCTGCGTCTGGGTGCGGGCTTCGGCCAGCGCGACCGGGGATGGATCGTCAGCGAGTTCGCGGCCGTCGACAGTCGGCTCGCGGCGTTCCCGGCCGACAGCACCGAGCTGGAGCTGTCGGTGAAGGACCGCGAGTCGCGCGGTCAGAAGGTCACCTTGGAGTGCTGGATCGCCGGCTGGCCGAAGATCGTCACGACGTCGACGGAGGAGGACCTGCGGGCGGCGCTGCACGACGTACGCGACGATCTGCGCCGGCGGCTCAACGACACGAAGACCCGACAGGAGCCGCGCAACAACCGGCACCTGCGGGAAACCGGTCCGGATCTGCTCGACCCGGATCTGCTCGACCCCGCCGCCGTGGCGGACCGCGCGGACTGA
- a CDS encoding acyl-CoA synthetase, with protein sequence MLLSNLGSVDVPAAVTVDGRALTSGELLEAAGAVARDVADASVVAIRATASPETVVAVTGCLLAGVPLVPVPPDAGPVERDHILRDCAADLLLDPGAGARSAVGVGPRSPGPRSGSDGGPPVVPVVLSRRADPPPGAVTPERTALILYTSGTTGAPKGVPATHAAIAAGLDALAEAWAWSPDDVLVHGLPLFHVHGLVLGVIGALRTGSRLVHTGRPTPQGYAAAGGSLYFAVPTVWSRVCADPTAARALRDARLLVSGSAALPVPVFAELTRLTGHQPVERYGMTETLITVSSRVADDRRPGWVGTPLTGVRTRLAGEAGELLPHDGESVGELQVRGPMVFGGYLGRAGRDDFTPDGWFRTGDVARIGPDGWHQIVGRASTDLIKSGGYRIGAGEVENVLLAHPAVREAAVVGAPDADLGQQVVAYVVADGVRPQQLIDFVATELSVHKRPRKVHIVDRLPRNAMGKVQKKALLDDSR encoded by the coding sequence GTGCTGCTGAGCAATCTGGGGTCGGTCGACGTACCGGCCGCCGTCACCGTCGACGGACGGGCCCTGACCAGCGGAGAGCTGCTCGAGGCCGCTGGCGCGGTCGCCCGCGACGTCGCCGACGCCAGCGTGGTCGCCATCCGGGCGACCGCCAGCCCGGAAACGGTCGTGGCGGTCACCGGATGCCTGCTCGCCGGCGTCCCGCTGGTCCCCGTACCGCCCGACGCCGGCCCGGTCGAACGCGACCACATCCTGCGCGACTGCGCGGCCGACCTGCTCCTCGACCCTGGCGCCGGAGCGCGCTCCGCCGTCGGGGTCGGCCCCCGCAGCCCAGGACCGCGCTCCGGCTCCGACGGCGGACCACCGGTCGTGCCGGTCGTGCTCAGCCGTCGCGCCGACCCGCCGCCCGGGGCGGTGACCCCCGAACGGACCGCGCTGATCCTCTACACCAGCGGCACCACCGGAGCGCCCAAGGGCGTCCCGGCCACCCATGCTGCCATCGCCGCCGGCCTCGACGCCCTCGCCGAGGCATGGGCATGGAGCCCGGACGACGTCCTGGTCCACGGGCTCCCCCTGTTCCACGTGCACGGCCTGGTGCTCGGCGTCATCGGCGCGCTGCGCACCGGAAGCCGACTGGTCCACACCGGGCGACCCACGCCGCAGGGGTACGCGGCTGCCGGCGGCAGCCTCTACTTCGCGGTACCGACCGTCTGGTCCCGGGTCTGTGCCGATCCGACCGCCGCCCGTGCGCTGCGCGACGCCCGGCTACTCGTCTCCGGCAGTGCGGCGCTGCCGGTGCCGGTCTTCGCGGAACTGACCCGGCTCACCGGGCATCAGCCGGTCGAGCGGTACGGCATGACCGAGACATTGATCACAGTCAGCAGTCGGGTGGCCGATGACCGTCGACCAGGTTGGGTCGGTACGCCGCTGACCGGCGTACGGACCCGGCTGGCCGGCGAGGCCGGCGAACTCCTGCCGCACGACGGCGAGTCCGTCGGCGAACTGCAGGTGCGCGGACCGATGGTGTTCGGCGGCTACCTGGGACGGGCCGGTCGGGACGACTTCACCCCGGACGGCTGGTTCCGCACCGGCGACGTGGCGCGGATCGGCCCCGACGGCTGGCACCAGATCGTCGGCCGCGCCTCCACCGACCTGATCAAGAGCGGCGGCTACCGGATCGGTGCCGGCGAGGTGGAGAACGTCCTGCTGGCCCACCCCGCCGTACGCGAGGCTGCGGTCGTCGGCGCGCCCGACGCCGACCTCGGCCAACAGGTGGTCGCGTACGTCGTGGCCGACGGCGTACGGCCGCAGCAGCTCATCGATTTCGTCGCGACCGAACTCTCCGTTCACAAACGACCGCGCAAGGTGCACATCGTGGATCGACTTCCGCGCAACGCGATGGGTAAGGTGCAGAAGAAGGCGCTACTCGACGACAGTCGGTGA